A stretch of the Campylobacter concisus genome encodes the following:
- a CDS encoding quinone-dependent dihydroorotate dehydrogenase: MSLNYNTLKSIFFKFDPETAHKIAEVAMVGANKIFPGSLSFLAHKCVVDDNALKQNLFSSTYHNPVGIAGGFDKNATMFEALTALGFGHLEFGTFTPKPQPGNAKPRLFRLIDEESIQNAMGFNNEGCEAIKNRVKKIYPFTIPIWANIGKNKVTPNEDAIKDYEILVREFSEICDTFVINVSSPNTPNLRALQDESFIKELFSVILPLTKKPIIFKIAPDMSHEDAIKLCSCAVENGASGVLVSNTSVDYSLSHSSNLKDFGGLSGKVIAKKSKEIFKAVADELYGKTTLIACGGIDSGAKAYERIKMGANLVQIFTSFIFKGPMIARDINLEILELLKRDGFASISEAVGIDVKK; the protein is encoded by the coding sequence ATGAGCTTAAACTACAATACTTTAAAATCTATATTTTTCAAATTTGATCCTGAAACTGCCCACAAGATCGCTGAAGTAGCGATGGTTGGGGCAAATAAAATCTTCCCTGGCTCGCTAAGCTTTTTGGCGCACAAATGCGTGGTCGATGACAACGCGCTAAAACAAAATTTATTCTCAAGCACCTATCACAACCCAGTTGGCATAGCTGGTGGCTTTGATAAAAACGCCACTATGTTTGAGGCGCTAACGGCTCTTGGATTTGGACACTTAGAATTTGGCACATTTACACCAAAACCACAACCTGGCAACGCAAAACCAAGGCTTTTTAGGCTCATAGATGAAGAGAGCATCCAAAATGCGATGGGCTTTAACAACGAAGGCTGCGAGGCTATCAAAAATAGAGTAAAAAAGATATATCCTTTTACCATACCGATCTGGGCAAACATCGGTAAAAACAAGGTTACACCAAACGAAGATGCGATAAAAGACTATGAAATTTTAGTAAGAGAATTTAGTGAAATTTGTGACACCTTCGTCATAAACGTCTCATCGCCAAACACGCCAAATTTAAGAGCACTTCAAGATGAGAGCTTTATAAAAGAGCTTTTTAGCGTCATTTTGCCACTCACTAAAAAGCCGATCATCTTTAAAATAGCTCCTGATATGAGCCACGAAGATGCGATCAAGCTTTGTAGCTGCGCGGTAGAAAACGGCGCTAGTGGCGTGCTCGTTTCAAACACAAGCGTTGATTACTCACTCTCTCACTCGTCAAATTTAAAAGATTTTGGCGGACTAAGCGGCAAGGTGATCGCTAAAAAGTCAAAAGAGATCTTTAAAGCCGTGGCAGACGAGCTTTACGGCAAGACGACACTTATCGCATGCGGCGGCATAGATAGCGGCGCAAAGGCATATGAGCGCATAAAAATGGGAGCAAATTTAGTGCAAATTTTTACAAGCTTTATCTTTAAAGGGCCGATGATCGCAAGAGATATAAATTTAGAAATTTTAGAGCTTTTAAAAAGAGATGGCTTTGCCTCTATTAGCGAAGCAGTCGGCATAGATGTTAAAAAATAA
- a CDS encoding M16 family metallopeptidase, with translation MIKFNKTKLENGLEIYHVPVNPGSKVISVDVFYKVGSRNEVMGKSGIAHMLEHLNFKSTKNLRAGEFDEIVKGFGGVNNASTGFDYTHYFIKASNENLDKTLGLFAELMKNLSLKDKEFQPERDVVHEERRWRTDNNPMGYLYFRLYNHAFIYHPYHWTPIGFIKDIENWNISDIKEFHATYYQPKNAILMISGDIGNDEAFKLAKKNFSDIKNKRAIPKSHCKEPEQDGTRRAIIYKDSQTQMLAIAYKIPDFRHADQVGLNAISEYLATGKSSILQQHLVDELMLVNQIYAYNMSCVDENLFIFLAVCNPDVEASVVEAEILKIIDDLKNKPIDKDDVLRVKNLIKTDFIYSFESASKVANLYGSYLARGDIKPLYELEKNIDKIDAKLLKEIANKYFNEKTSTTIILKKE, from the coding sequence TTGATAAAATTTAATAAAACAAAACTAGAAAACGGACTAGAAATTTATCACGTACCAGTAAATCCTGGCTCAAAAGTGATAAGCGTAGATGTCTTTTATAAAGTTGGCTCCAGAAACGAAGTGATGGGCAAAAGCGGCATCGCTCACATGCTAGAGCATCTAAATTTTAAATCAACCAAAAATTTACGAGCTGGTGAATTTGACGAAATAGTAAAAGGCTTTGGCGGCGTAAATAACGCAAGCACTGGCTTTGACTACACTCACTACTTCATAAAAGCCTCAAATGAAAATTTAGACAAAACGCTTGGTCTTTTTGCTGAGCTTATGAAAAATTTAAGCCTAAAAGATAAAGAATTTCAGCCAGAGCGAGACGTGGTGCATGAAGAGCGCAGGTGGCGAACAGACAACAACCCTATGGGATACCTCTACTTTAGACTCTACAACCACGCATTTATCTACCATCCATACCACTGGACTCCGATAGGCTTTATAAAAGATATCGAAAACTGGAATATCTCCGACATAAAAGAATTTCACGCCACATACTATCAGCCCAAAAATGCGATTTTGATGATAAGTGGCGACATCGGCAATGATGAGGCATTTAAACTGGCTAAGAAAAATTTTAGCGATATAAAAAACAAAAGAGCCATCCCAAAATCTCACTGTAAAGAACCTGAACAAGACGGCACAAGAAGAGCTATCATCTATAAAGATAGCCAAACACAAATGCTAGCTATCGCTTACAAGATCCCAGACTTTAGGCATGCTGATCAAGTGGGGTTAAACGCGATAAGCGAGTATCTAGCCACTGGCAAAAGCTCTATTTTGCAGCAGCACCTAGTCGATGAGCTAATGCTCGTAAATCAAATTTATGCTTATAATATGAGCTGCGTTGATGAAAACTTATTTATATTTTTAGCAGTTTGCAACCCAGATGTCGAAGCAAGTGTGGTTGAGGCTGAAATTTTAAAGATCATAGATGATTTAAAAAATAAACCAATCGACAAAGATGATGTTTTAAGAGTTAAAAATTTGATAAAAACTGATTTTATTTACTCATTTGAGAGTGCAAGTAAAGTTGCAAATTTATATGGCTCATATCTTGCTAGAGGCGACATAAAGCCACTTTACGAGCTTGAAAAAAATATCGATAAGATAGATGCCAAGCTTTTAAAAGAGATAGCAAATAAATATTTCAATGAAAAAACCAGCACAACAATAATATTAAAAAAGGAATAA
- the dapA gene encoding 4-hydroxy-tetrahydrodipicolinate synthase translates to MTALITPFKNQKVDEVSFEKLIKRQIKHGIDVVVPVGTTGESATLTHDEHRICIEIAVDACKGTNVKVLAGAGSNATHEAIGIAKFAQAHGADGILSVAPYYNKPTQEGLYEHYKAIANSIEIPVLLYNVPGRVGVDILPATVFRLFKECKNIYGIKEATGSIDRCVDLLAHEPNLVVISGEDAINYPIISNGGKGVISVTANLLPDQISQLTHLAMNEEYKKAKLINDNLYTINKTLFCESNPIPIKAAMYLAGLIDSLEYRLPLCKPSKENFKKIEEVIKNYEIKGF, encoded by the coding sequence ATGACCGCACTCATTACGCCATTTAAAAATCAAAAAGTGGATGAAGTCAGTTTTGAAAAGCTAATAAAAAGACAGATAAAACACGGCATAGATGTCGTTGTGCCAGTTGGAACTACCGGCGAGAGTGCAACACTAACGCATGATGAGCATAGAATTTGTATCGAAATAGCCGTAGATGCATGTAAAGGCACAAATGTAAAAGTACTAGCTGGTGCTGGTAGTAATGCGACTCACGAAGCTATTGGTATCGCTAAATTTGCTCAAGCTCATGGCGCTGATGGTATCCTCTCAGTTGCGCCCTACTACAACAAACCAACGCAGGAAGGGCTTTATGAACACTACAAAGCCATTGCAAATAGCATTGAAATTCCAGTGCTTCTTTACAATGTTCCTGGCAGAGTTGGCGTGGATATCTTGCCAGCGACTGTTTTTAGACTCTTTAAAGAGTGTAAAAATATCTATGGCATCAAAGAAGCAACAGGCAGTATCGATAGATGCGTCGATCTACTGGCTCACGAGCCAAATTTAGTAGTCATTAGCGGCGAAGATGCGATCAACTATCCTATCATATCAAATGGCGGCAAAGGCGTCATCTCAGTTACTGCAAACCTCTTGCCAGATCAAATTTCACAGCTTACGCACCTTGCGATGAACGAAGAGTACAAAAAAGCAAAACTAATAAATGACAATCTATATACGATAAATAAAACACTCTTTTGCGAAAGCAATCCGATACCGATCAAAGCAGCGATGTATCTAGCTGGACTCATCGACTCTTTGGAGTACCGCTTGCCACTTTGCAAACCAAGTAAAGAAAATTTTAAAAAGATAGAAGAAGTAATAAAAAATTACGAAATAAAGGGTTTTTAA
- a CDS encoding enoyl-ACP reductase, whose amino-acid sequence MKDTLNEFKGKTLVISGGTRGIGRAIVEEFAKAGVNIAFTYNSNEELAKEQVKELETTYKIKARAYALNILEPETYKELFLKIDEDFDRIDFFISNAIISGRAVAGGYTKFMKLKPRGINNIFTATVNAFVVGTQEAAKRMEKVGGGSIISLSSTGNLVYIENYAGHGTAKAAVEAMARYAATELGEKNIRVNVVSGGPIETDALRAFTNYEEVRDMTAKLSPLNRMGQPTDLAGACLFLCSSKASWVTGHTFIIDGGTTFK is encoded by the coding sequence ATGAAGGACACACTAAACGAATTTAAAGGTAAAACGCTAGTCATCAGTGGCGGCACTAGAGGTATCGGCAGAGCTATAGTTGAAGAATTTGCAAAAGCCGGCGTAAATATAGCATTTACCTACAACTCAAACGAAGAGCTTGCAAAAGAACAAGTAAAAGAGCTTGAGACTACTTACAAGATAAAAGCCAGAGCCTACGCGCTAAATATCCTTGAGCCAGAGACTTATAAAGAGCTATTTTTAAAGATAGATGAGGATTTTGATAGGATTGATTTTTTCATCTCAAACGCTATCATCTCAGGTCGCGCAGTAGCTGGTGGATACACTAAATTTATGAAGCTAAAACCAAGAGGCATAAACAATATTTTTACAGCAACAGTAAATGCCTTTGTAGTAGGCACTCAAGAAGCTGCAAAACGCATGGAAAAAGTGGGTGGTGGTAGCATCATCAGCCTATCATCGACTGGAAATTTAGTATATATCGAAAACTACGCAGGTCACGGTACAGCAAAAGCAGCCGTTGAAGCCATGGCAAGATACGCTGCGACCGAGCTTGGCGAGAAAAATATCCGTGTAAACGTCGTAAGTGGCGGTCCTATCGAGACAGACGCGCTAAGAGCCTTTACAAACTACGAAGAGGTGCGCGATATGACAGCAAAGCTTAGTCCACTAAACCGCATGGGACAGCCAACTGACCTAGCCGGAGCATGTCTATTTTTGTGCTCATCTAAGGCTAGCTGGGTAACTGGACATACATTTATAATAGATGGCGGCACAACTTTTAAATGA
- the pgsA gene encoding CDP-diacylglycerol--glycerol-3-phosphate 3-phosphatidyltransferase, which yields MSLNLPNALAFFRILLAPLMFFMLVNSPGIFTQIHISWINYFAALIFVIASVTDFFDGYIARSWDQKTKLGAILDPLADKMLILAAFLGLMMLGRASAWAVYLILVREFFITGFRVVMASDGVEVAASMAGKVKTVSQMFAVGFLLMSWPGGELLLWIAVALTLYSGFEYIFAYVKAMKKS from the coding sequence GTGAGTTTAAATTTACCAAACGCATTGGCATTTTTTAGGATACTGCTGGCTCCGCTTATGTTTTTTATGCTCGTAAATTCGCCAGGAATTTTTACACAAATTCACATAAGCTGGATAAATTACTTCGCAGCTCTTATTTTTGTGATCGCCTCGGTGACTGACTTTTTTGACGGCTACATCGCCAGAAGCTGGGATCAAAAGACCAAGCTTGGCGCTATCCTTGACCCGCTAGCTGATAAGATGCTGATCTTGGCTGCATTTTTAGGCCTTATGATGCTTGGTAGAGCGAGCGCTTGGGCTGTTTATCTAATCTTGGTAAGAGAATTTTTTATAACTGGCTTTCGTGTCGTGATGGCAAGTGATGGTGTAGAGGTTGCGGCCTCGATGGCTGGCAAAGTAAAAACAGTCTCGCAGATGTTTGCTGTTGGATTTTTACTGATGAGCTGGCCTGGTGGTGAGCTTTTACTCTGGATCGCTGTTGCGCTCACACTTTATTCTGGATTTGAGTATATTTTTGCCTATGTAAAGGCGATGAAAAAGAGTTAA
- the rseP gene encoding RIP metalloprotease RseP encodes MKGIFFTLVLLCLGLYAYSFYFLVTVLAISFLIFFHEFGHFLVARMLGVKVNTFSIGFGEKIYTKNIGGTDYCLSAIPLGGYVQLKGQDDTDPKAKNYDRDSYNVLSPIKRIYILFAGPFFNFILAFFLYILLGSIGVERLAPSVGHIAEGSAAASAGLAKNDKILAINGVKINEWDEISKNVKLEPSTILIDRNGSNLTINLTPKIGETINLFNEKVQRPLIGISPNGEVVKIYYTGLNSLKFAYDETLEASKLIFKSFTKLVSGAVPLKEVGGIVQIADVTSKAAKISLGVLLTIVALISVNLGVLNLFPIPALDGGHILFNLYELIFRREVNERVLTTLTYCGWALLLGIMVLATFNDIMRLSGGL; translated from the coding sequence TTGAAAGGTATTTTCTTCACGCTAGTCCTACTTTGCCTTGGGCTTTATGCGTATTCATTTTATTTTTTAGTGACCGTTTTAGCCATTAGTTTTCTCATATTTTTTCATGAGTTTGGCCACTTTTTGGTGGCAAGAATGCTTGGAGTAAAGGTAAATACCTTTAGTATCGGCTTTGGCGAAAAAATTTACACCAAAAATATTGGTGGCACCGACTACTGCCTAAGCGCGATCCCACTTGGTGGATATGTACAGCTAAAAGGACAAGACGACACCGACCCAAAGGCCAAAAACTACGACCGTGATAGCTATAACGTGCTAAGTCCTATAAAGCGAATTTACATCCTCTTTGCAGGGCCATTTTTTAACTTTATCTTGGCGTTTTTTTTATACATTTTGCTTGGATCTATCGGAGTTGAAAGACTTGCACCAAGTGTAGGCCACATAGCTGAAGGCTCGGCAGCTGCGAGCGCTGGACTAGCTAAAAATGATAAAATTTTAGCAATAAACGGCGTAAAGATAAACGAGTGGGACGAGATCAGTAAAAATGTAAAGCTCGAGCCAAGCACCATTTTAATAGACCGCAACGGCTCAAATTTGACTATAAATTTGACACCAAAGATTGGCGAGACGATAAATTTATTTAATGAAAAGGTTCAGCGTCCGCTCATTGGAATTTCTCCAAATGGCGAAGTAGTAAAAATTTATTATACAGGCCTAAATAGTCTAAAATTTGCTTATGACGAAACACTCGAAGCCTCAAAGCTTATCTTTAAAAGCTTTACTAAGTTAGTAAGCGGAGCGGTGCCGCTAAAAGAGGTCGGTGGTATCGTGCAGATCGCTGATGTCACTTCAAAAGCCGCAAAAATAAGTCTTGGCGTACTTTTGACGATCGTCGCTTTAATCTCAGTAAATTTAGGTGTCCTAAATTTATTCCCCATCCCAGCACTTGATGGTGGGCACATACTTTTTAACTTATATGAGCTAATTTTTAGACGTGAGGTAAATGAGCGAGTGCTTACAACGCTTACTTACTGCGGCTGGGCGCTACTGCTTGGCATAATGGTACTTGCAACTTTTAATGACATTATGAGATTAAGTGGAGGTTTATGA
- a CDS encoding YggS family pyridoxal phosphate-dependent enzyme codes for MMIVLKELLEKIENLSKDVTLIAVSKNVTSAEVRELYAQGQRNFGENRVQELAKKKLELQNFTDIKWHMIGRLQNNKINQMVSLKPTLWQSCDSFERAVEVDKRLSYKLDTLLQINSADEDTKQGVSVANAAEIYERIQSECKNINLKGVMSIGAHVDEPKEIQKSFELTYKIFDSLKPKGATICSMGMSSDFELAIKCGSTMIRLGTMLYL; via the coding sequence ATGATGATAGTTTTAAAAGAGCTACTTGAAAAAATCGAAAATTTAAGCAAAGATGTGACGCTCATCGCCGTTAGCAAAAATGTGACAAGTGCTGAAGTAAGAGAGCTTTATGCGCAGGGGCAAAGAAATTTTGGCGAAAATAGAGTCCAAGAGCTAGCCAAAAAAAAGCTAGAACTGCAAAATTTTACTGATATAAAATGGCATATGATCGGCCGCTTGCAAAATAACAAAATAAATCAAATGGTAAGCCTAAAGCCCACACTTTGGCAAAGCTGCGATAGCTTTGAAAGAGCTGTAGAGGTCGATAAAAGGCTTAGCTACAAGCTAGATACCTTGCTTCAGATAAACTCGGCTGATGAGGATACAAAACAAGGCGTAAGCGTAGCAAATGCGGCAGAAATTTATGAGCGTATCCAAAGCGAGTGCAAAAATATCAATCTAAAAGGCGTGATGAGTATCGGAGCGCATGTGGATGAGCCAAAAGAGATTCAAAAGAGCTTTGAACTAACTTATAAAATTTTTGATAGCCTAAAGCCAAAAGGCGCAACTATCTGCTCGATGGGCATGAGTAGTGACTTCGAGCTAGCGATAAAATGTGGCTCAACTATGATCCGCCTTGGGACAATGCTTTATCTATAA
- a CDS encoding ComF family protein, with the protein MFCAFCKSFTLNTFCKICSQILSEPSPIVRELEGFKIYSFYGYSEIKELIHSKHQMHGYFIYKNLAKFAFNQFFKSFSFPEQVYALPIDDRVHYGYSHTAILANALRAKNLKPIFHALHATSKVSYSGKDLQFRQNNPRNFKILKKITAPVILVDDIVTTGTTILEARNTLEKAGVKVLFALVLADAKY; encoded by the coding sequence ATGTTTTGTGCGTTTTGCAAGAGCTTTACGCTAAATACATTTTGTAAAATTTGCTCACAAATTTTAAGTGAGCCAAGCCCGATAGTAAGAGAACTAGAGGGCTTTAAAATTTATAGCTTTTACGGCTACTCTGAAATAAAAGAACTCATCCACTCCAAGCACCAAATGCACGGATATTTTATATATAAAAACTTAGCCAAATTTGCATTTAATCAATTTTTTAAAAGCTTTAGCTTTCCAGAGCAAGTCTATGCTCTGCCGATAGATGATAGAGTGCATTACGGCTATTCGCATACGGCTATTTTGGCAAATGCACTAAGGGCTAAAAATCTAAAACCCATATTTCATGCACTGCATGCAACAAGCAAGGTCAGCTATAGTGGTAAGGATTTGCAATTTAGACAAAATAACCCAAGAAATTTTAAAATCCTAAAAAAGATCACTGCGCCAGTTATTTTAGTAGACGATATCGTAACCACTGGCACAACGATACTTGAGGCTAGAAATACTCTAGAAAAAGCTGGCGTAAAAGTACTTTTTGCTCTAGTTTTAGCTGACGCTAAATATTAA
- a CDS encoding YajG family lipoprotein produces MNKFKFLAIFGLFVLFLTGCAPSQSVVAFDPYKAAASQQNSGFEAYISAVHDNRKNKSTIATITDSKGTVKEYVVLQNDLATYFSDSLKKELMARGANVNGMGGVVVEIFINEFEANMSGYGTDNTKGNIKITLKIQKGDQSIVKNISNNQTKFELIRTGGAFKSFLTEIINDAIKRTAIAILNS; encoded by the coding sequence ATGAATAAATTTAAATTTTTAGCTATTTTTGGACTTTTTGTTTTATTTTTAACTGGTTGTGCACCAAGTCAAAGTGTTGTCGCATTTGATCCATATAAGGCTGCTGCGAGCCAGCAAAATAGCGGCTTTGAGGCCTATATAAGCGCAGTACATGATAACCGAAAAAATAAAAGTACCATTGCTACGATCACTGATAGCAAAGGTACCGTAAAAGAATATGTCGTGCTTCAAAACGATCTTGCTACTTATTTTAGTGATTCGCTCAAAAAAGAGCTTATGGCGCGCGGTGCAAATGTAAATGGCATGGGTGGCGTCGTAGTTGAAATTTTTATCAACGAGTTTGAAGCAAATATGAGCGGATACGGCACTGATAATACAAAAGGTAATATTAAGATCACACTTAAGATCCAAAAAGGCGATCAAAGTATCGTTAAAAATATCTCAAATAATCAAACCAAATTTGAGTTAATTCGCACAGGTGGAGCATTTAAATCATTTTTAACAGAGATCATAAATGATGCCATCAAACGCACAGCAATTGCTATTTTAAATAGCTAA
- a CDS encoding 2-hydroxymuconate tautomerase family protein has product MPFVKICVTKEGDSPSVEQKEKMISGVTKLISEILGRSAQNTVVIIDEIDTNNYGIAGESVKNLRKKQKE; this is encoded by the coding sequence ATGCCATTTGTGAAAATTTGTGTGACAAAAGAGGGCGATAGCCCAAGTGTTGAGCAAAAAGAGAAGATGATAAGCGGAGTTACGAAGCTAATAAGCGAAATTTTAGGTAGAAGCGCTCAAAATACCGTTGTCATTATCGATGAGATCGATACGAATAACTACGGCATCGCAGGTGAGAGTGTAAAAAATCTCCGCAAAAAACAAAAAGAGTAA
- the lepA gene encoding translation elongation factor 4: MKNIRNFSIIAHIDHGKSTLADRLIQECGAVSDREMSSQIMDTMDIEKERGITIKAQSVRLNYALNGENFVLNLIDTPGHVDFSYEVSRSLASCEGALLVVDASQGVEAQTIANVYIALENNLEIIPVINKIDLPAADPARVKDEIEHIIGLDCSGAIEVSAKTGVGIKELLEAIITRIPAPNGDANKPTKALIYDSWFDNYLGALALVRVYDGEISKNDEILVMGTGKKHIVLDLMYPNPIAPIKTKTLSAGEVGIVVLGLKNVSDVQVGDTITQSRNPLKEPVGGFERAKPFVFAGLYPIETDKFEDLRDALDKLKLNDSSISYEPETSVALGFGFRVGFLGLLHMEVVKERLEREFDLDLIATAPTVTYEVIQTDGLNLKIQNPSQLPPVNKIDSILEPYVKATIITPSEFLGNIITLLNNRRGIQTKMDYITTDRVLLEYDIPMNEIVMDFYDKLKSSTKGYASFDYEPSDYRVGDLVKLDVKVAGETVDALSIIVPESKAQAKGRDFVKAMKEIVPRQLFEVAIQASIGNKIIARETVKSMGKNVTAKCYGGDITRKRKLLEKQKEGKKRMKAIGKVNLPQEAFLSVLKID, translated from the coding sequence ATGAAAAACATCAGAAATTTTAGCATCATCGCTCATATCGACCACGGCAAAAGCACGCTTGCTGACCGCCTCATACAGGAGTGTGGCGCCGTCAGTGACCGTGAGATGAGCTCGCAAATCATGGACACGATGGACATCGAAAAAGAGCGCGGCATCACGATAAAAGCCCAATCTGTTCGCCTAAACTACGCACTAAATGGAGAAAATTTTGTTCTAAATTTGATTGACACTCCGGGCCACGTGGATTTTAGCTACGAAGTGAGCCGCTCTTTAGCCAGTTGTGAGGGCGCGCTGCTAGTCGTAGACGCTTCTCAGGGCGTAGAGGCGCAGACTATCGCAAACGTCTATATCGCGCTAGAAAACAACTTAGAGATCATCCCAGTCATCAACAAGATCGACCTACCAGCGGCTGACCCTGCTAGGGTAAAAGACGAGATCGAGCACATCATCGGACTTGACTGCTCGGGAGCGATCGAAGTGAGCGCAAAAACAGGCGTTGGCATAAAAGAGTTACTTGAGGCGATCATCACGAGGATCCCTGCGCCAAATGGTGATGCAAATAAGCCCACAAAGGCGCTAATTTATGATAGTTGGTTTGACAACTATCTTGGCGCGCTTGCACTTGTGCGTGTTTATGATGGTGAAATTTCAAAAAACGATGAAATTTTGGTTATGGGCACAGGTAAAAAACACATCGTGCTTGACCTCATGTATCCAAATCCTATCGCACCGATCAAGACCAAAACACTTAGCGCTGGCGAAGTTGGTATCGTAGTTTTAGGACTTAAAAATGTTAGCGACGTGCAAGTTGGTGATACGATAACGCAGTCAAGAAATCCTCTAAAAGAGCCAGTTGGTGGCTTTGAGAGGGCTAAGCCGTTTGTCTTTGCGGGACTTTATCCGATAGAAACTGATAAATTTGAAGATCTGCGTGACGCGCTGGATAAGCTAAAGCTAAATGATAGCTCGATAAGTTACGAGCCAGAGACCTCGGTCGCACTTGGATTTGGCTTTAGGGTTGGCTTTTTAGGTCTTCTTCATATGGAGGTAGTTAAAGAGAGGCTGGAGCGTGAGTTTGACCTTGATCTCATCGCCACAGCGCCAACTGTGACTTATGAAGTCATCCAAACTGATGGGCTAAATTTAAAAATCCAAAACCCAAGCCAGTTGCCGCCTGTAAATAAAATAGACTCAATCCTTGAGCCATACGTGAAGGCTACCATCATCACACCAAGTGAGTTTTTGGGCAACATTATCACGCTTTTAAACAACCGCCGTGGCATACAAACAAAGATGGACTACATCACGACTGACCGCGTGCTGCTAGAGTACGACATACCGATGAACGAGATCGTGATGGACTTTTATGACAAGCTAAAATCAAGCACTAAAGGCTACGCGAGTTTTGACTACGAGCCAAGCGACTACCGCGTGGGCGATTTAGTGAAGCTTGATGTCAAAGTGGCTGGTGAAACGGTCGATGCGCTCTCTATCATCGTGCCTGAGAGTAAGGCACAAGCAAAGGGTAGGGACTTTGTAAAGGCGATGAAAGAGATCGTGCCACGTCAGCTCTTTGAAGTGGCGATACAAGCTAGCATCGGCAATAAAATAATCGCCCGAGAAACCGTAAAATCAATGGGTAAAAACGTCACAGCTAAGTGCTACGGCGGCGACATCACGCGTAAGAGAAAGTTGCTTGAAAAGCAAAAAGAGGGTAAGAAACGGATGAAGGCGATAGGTAAGGTGAATTTGCCGCAAGAGGCGTTCCTCTCGGTCTTAAAAATAGACTAG
- a CDS encoding cation diffusion facilitator family transporter, with protein MHNKSVLRNSFFLIFTFMIVEAVFGFVSNSLALISDAFHMLSDAAALFLSLVAFKIAEKRANLQKTFGYKRVEIIAAFINAIALIALAIFVIVEAIIRLFNEPEIEAKTMLFISILGLIINLVVAVYMHKSADTKENLNMKGAYLHVLGDTLGSVGAIVAALLVMKFNFTQADSIASIFVSLLIIKSGASLLKDSFNILIEAVPLKLDTDEILGVIKGVDGVKIVHDLHIWAINAGTNALIAHVVVDDALSVAEISKMIKHIEHELFHVGIGHVTLQFESESLGHKAGLICELNDDEGHEHFGHCH; from the coding sequence ATGCACAATAAGAGCGTTCTTAGAAATTCATTTTTTCTAATTTTCACGTTTATGATAGTTGAGGCTGTTTTTGGCTTCGTTTCAAACTCGCTTGCGCTCATTAGCGACGCATTTCACATGCTCTCAGACGCTGCGGCTCTCTTTTTGTCGCTGGTTGCTTTTAAGATTGCAGAAAAAAGGGCAAATTTACAAAAGACCTTTGGCTACAAAAGGGTCGAGATTATCGCTGCTTTCATAAATGCTATCGCTCTTATCGCGCTGGCTATCTTTGTCATAGTCGAAGCGATCATCAGACTTTTTAACGAGCCAGAGATAGAGGCTAAAACGATGCTTTTTATTAGTATTTTGGGGCTTATTATAAATTTAGTCGTAGCCGTTTATATGCATAAAAGCGCTGATACAAAAGAAAATTTAAACATGAAAGGTGCATATTTGCACGTACTTGGCGACACGCTTGGCTCAGTTGGCGCCATCGTCGCGGCACTTCTTGTGATGAAATTTAACTTCACGCAGGCCGATAGCATCGCAAGTATCTTTGTCTCGCTACTCATCATAAAAAGCGGCGCTAGCTTGCTAAAAGATAGCTTTAATATCCTGATCGAAGCCGTGCCGCTTAAGCTTGATACGGATGAAATTTTAGGCGTTATAAAGGGTGTAGATGGCGTTAAAATCGTGCATGACCTGCATATCTGGGCGATAAATGCTGGCACAAACGCGCTCATAGCCCACGTGGTGGTGGATGATGCGCTAAGCGTGGCTGAAATTTCAAAGATGATAAAGCACATCGAGCATGAGCTTTTTCACGTTGGCATCGGCCATGTCACGCTTCAGTTTGAGAGTGAGAGTCTTGGGCACAAAGCTGGTCTCATCTGTGAGCTAAATGACGATGAAGGACATGAGCACTTTGGACATTGTCATTAA